A DNA window from Zingiber officinale cultivar Zhangliang chromosome 3A, Zo_v1.1, whole genome shotgun sequence contains the following coding sequences:
- the LOC122052183 gene encoding uncharacterized protein LOC122052183: protein MRKFDPWPVFFRREFNRNWPFLVGFFVTGVLVVKLTAGLTEEDAKNSPFVQEHNRK, encoded by the exons ATGAGGAAGTTTGATCCGTGGCCGGTGTTCTTCAGGAGGGAGTTCAACCGCAACTGGCCTTTCCTCGTTGGATTCTTCGTCACCGGAGTCCTCGTCGTTAAGTTGACCGCCGGTCTCACTG AGGAGGACGCCAAGAATTCCCCATTCGTGCAGGAGCACAACCGGAA GTGA
- the LOC122053918 gene encoding uncharacterized protein Mb0911c-like, with the protein MASPQSPTLGYIIVYVVDVAKSVDFYSAAFGYTVRRLDCSHRWGELESGPTTIAFTPLHQRETEGRTGAVRTAEEEKGGARGPVEVCFDYADVDAAYERAVEKGAVPVSAPEVKEWGQKVGYVKDIDGNVVRLGSHVAEPRRL; encoded by the exons ATGGCGAGTCCGCAGAGCCCCACCTTGGGCTACATCATCGTGTACGTCGTCGACGTGGCCAAGTCTGTCGACTTCTACTCCGCCGCCTTCGGCTACACCGTCCGCCGCCTCGACTGCTCCCACCG GTGGGGGGAGCTGGAGAGCGGGCCGACGACGATCGCGTTCACGCCGCTTCACCAGAGGGAGACGGAGGGTCGGACAGGGGCGGTGCGGACggcagaggaggagaagggaggcgCGAGGGGGCCGGTGGAGGTGTGCTTCGACTATGCAGACGTGGACGCGGCGTACGAGAGGGCGGTGGAGAAAGGGGCGGTGCCGGTGAGTGCGCCGGAGGTGAAGGAGTGGGGGCAGAAGGTGGGGTACGTCAAGGACATCGACGGCAACGTCGTCCGACTCGGAAGCCACGTGGCCGAACCTCGTCGCCTTTAA